The following coding sequences are from one Salvia hispanica cultivar TCC Black 2014 chromosome 3, UniMelb_Shisp_WGS_1.0, whole genome shotgun sequence window:
- the LOC125210526 gene encoding protein ALP1-like: MFAFGNQILAGIRAIHEQEQAEQQAQEQVPRPIRRRTSVRREHVLAHQRLFEDYFAEHPRWGAPVFRRRFRMRRELFLQIVHALEARDEYFQWREDAAHRKGPSPLTKCTVALRQLAYGTTSNMFDEYLHVGDTTGRECLVNFCAGVIDAFGATYLRKPNAQDCQDLLRMHDTVHGFPGMLGSIDCMHWEWKNCPAAWRGQFTSGYKGTHPTMILEAIVDHSLWIWHAHFGVAGSNNDINVLNSSSLFTEQCNGNGPVISFTANGRQHHMGYYLADGIYPRWPVFLKTISCPTGARREFFAAKQEAARKDVERGFGVLQTRWGIVKGPACSWYKHHIANVMYACIILHT, from the coding sequence ATGTTTGCTTTCGGGAACCAGATTCTCGCCGGTATTCGTGCAATACATGAGCAAGAGCAAGCCGAACAGCAGGCCCAAGAGCAGGTCCCGAGGCCCATCCGCCGACGGACATCCGTCCGTCGAGAGCATGTCCTAGCTCATCAACGTCTGTTCGAGGACTACTTCGCCGAACATCCCCGGTGGGGCGCGCCGGTTTTTCGCCGACGGTTTAGGATGCGGCGAGAGCTGTTTCTCCAGATTGTTCACGCGTTGGAGGCGCGCGACGAGTACTTCCAGTGGCGGGAAGATGCGGCCCATAGAAAGGGTCCATCCCCGCTGACGAAGTGCACTGTTGCGCTTCGTCAGTTGGCATACGGCACTACGTCGAACATGTTTGACGAGTATCTTCACGTCGGGGATACAACTGGCCGGGAGTGTCTGGTAAATTTTTGTGCGGGCGTTATTGACGCCTTCGGCGCCACATATTTGCGCAAGCCGAATGCCCAAGACTGCCAGGACCTGCTGCGGATGCACGATACGGTGCACGGCTTTCCTGGAATGTTAGGGAGTATTGATTGTATGCActgggagtggaagaattgtcctGCAGCGTGGAGAGGCCAATTCACCAGTGGGTATAAGGGTACccacccgacgatgatccttgaagcaATCGTTGATCACAGtctttggatttggcatgctcACTTTGGCGTGGCGGGGTCCAACAACGACATCAATGTGCTGAACTCGTCCAGTCTCTTCACCGAGCAATGCAATGGCAACGGTCCGGTTATCAGCTTCACTGCCAACGGACGACAAcatcatatggggtactacttAGCCGACGGCATTTACCCGAGATGGCCAGTTTTCTTGAAGACGATCTCCTGCCCAACGGGTGCGAGGAGAGAGTTTTTTGCGGCAAAGCAGGAGGCTGCACGGAAGGACGTGGAGCGAGGATTCGGTGTGCTTCAAACGCGTTGGGGAATAGTGAAAGGCCCGGCCTGTTCCTGGTACAAGCATCATATCGCCAATGTCATGTACGCGTGCATCATCTTGCACACATGA
- the LOC125210527 gene encoding uncharacterized protein LOC125210527 — MTKRPFRSKGNRAKEVLELIHTDVCGPMSTEARGANYLLDNLPSKSVPTTPYELWNGRKPNLEHLRVWGCPAHVLEKDPTKLESRTEVCVFIGYPRGTKAYEFYSLRDQKVIVSTHATFLEEDYVMNHKPSSEIALEELTQVTTSINQEQLPSVQTIPEISTNTPDIVVPRRSGRMDVKTAFLNGSLEETIYMEQPEGYVVKGKEHMQDINLIPAKDIGLP, encoded by the exons atgactaagagaccttttaggtcaaaggggaatagggccaaggaagtacttgagctcattcatactgatgtgtgtggaccaatgtcaaccgaggcaagggGCG CAAACTATCTTTTAGACAACTTACCTTCTAAATCAGTTCCTACTAccccatatgagttgtggaatgggCGTAAGCCCAATCTGGAACATCTCAGAGTATGGGGGTGTCCGGCTCATgtattggaaaaggatccaactaagctggaaTCTAGGACGGAGGTTTGTGTGTTTATAGGATACCCTAGAGGaacgaaagcttatgaattctatagtctcagAGATCAGAAAGTGATTGTGAGCACTCAtgccacattcttagaggaagactatgtaatgaatcataagcCCAGCAGTGAGATAGCTCTTGAAGAGCTCACTCAAGTTACAacttccattaaccaagaacaattaCCTAGTGTACAAACAATTCCAGAAATTTCAACTAATACTCCAGATATTGTAGTGCCGCgccgcagtgggagg atggacgtCAAGACTGCGTTTTTAAACgggagtcttgaggagaccatctacatggaacaacccgaaggcTATGTAGTAAAAGGCAAGgaacacatg caagatatcaatctAATcccggccaaggacattggactgccgtaa
- the LOC125208904 gene encoding RHOMBOID-like protein 9, chloroplastic isoform X2 yields MASVSGTRSLFCTDNNLLCAKAIKRNRWKCETGTKVDELMLQASLQPRKQEGLLCPSITRSHRMEKYCIVTKATSSSVEHLSSLNSFLEKLHDYTKQPSSRDSKEMSESFGEIDDVKADNGLRSLENYLVKIKEVESETIFNKDTKESVDSSAGKDLGMVGEMSFKNYKGLTLANIEGKEKSCIDASDFYLIGVLVSINIAVFLFEIATPVKSSTFELFSLPTVYGAKINNLILQGEWWRLVTPIFLHSGIIHIAVGSRALFTFGLEVCRKYGSFTFLLLYALGGISGNLFSFLHTPEASVGGTEPVFAIIGAWLIYQFQSKDEISGDAYERMFRNAIITTACICVLSNFGPIDDWAHFGTAFVGISYGFVTSPIVQVKDASTEASQHERITFVRRYSDPRKSLLYFSLFVLLLSCLPLVFEPPVDLI; encoded by the exons ATGGCGTCAGTTTCGGGGACTCGTAGTTTGTTCTGTACAGATAATAATCTCTTATGTGCAAAAG CAATAAAAAGAAACAGGTGGAAATGTGAAACTGGAACGAAAGTGGATGAGCTCATGCTTCAAGCATCTCTGCAACCGAGGAAACAAGAAGGCTTACTATGCCCCTCCATTACCAGGAGTCACCGAATGGAAAAATATTGCATAGTTACAAAAGCAACGAGTTCCTCTGTGGAGCATTTGAGTTCGTTGAATTCTTTTCTTGAAAAGCTTCACGACTACACAAAACAGCCTTCTTCAAGAGATTCTAAGGAGATGAGTGAATCATTTGGTGAAATTGATGATGTCAAAGCAGATAATGGACTCAGATCTCTAGAGAATTATCTTGTCAAAATTAAAG AGGTGGAATCAGAAACCATTTTTAACAAAGACACAAAGGAGTCAGTAGATAGCTCAGCGGGGAAGGACCTCGGAATGGTTGGAGAGAtgtcatttaaaaattataaggGATTAACACTCGCCAATATTGAAGGCAAAGAAAAATCTTGCATTGATGCCTCTGATTTCTATTTAAT TGGTGTATTGGTGTCAATAAACATAGCGGTTTTCCTCTTTGAGATTGCCACTCCAGTAAAGAGCTCTACTTTCGAGCTATTTTCACTGCCCACGGTTTATGGAGCGAAGATAAATAACTTGATCCTACAGGGAGAGTGGTGGAGACTAGTGACACCCATCTTTCTG CATTCTGGTATCATTCACATAGCCGTTGGGAGCAGGGCCCTTTTCACTTTTGGCCTTGAAGTATGCAGAAAATATGGCTCATTCACCTTCCTACTGCTATATGCTCTTGGAGGAATTTCTGGAAACCTATTCAGCTTTCTTCACACGCCAGAGGCATCCGTTGGTGGTACG GAACCAGTGTTTGCCATTATTGGAGCTTGGCTTatttaccaatttcaaagCAAAGATGAGATATCAGGGGATGCTTATGAAAGAATGTTTCGGAATGCCATTATCACGACAGCTTGTATATGTGTCCTAAGCAATTTCGGCCCTATTGACGACTG GGCGCACTTTGGCACAGCTTTTGTGGGTATATCGTATGGCTTCGTTACGAGCCCAATCGTGCAAGTGAAGGATGCGTCTACAGAAGCAAGTCAACATGAAAGAATCACGTTTGTTAGACGGTATTCGGATCCTCGCAAATCCCTTTTGTATTTCTCCCTCTTCGTGTTGCTCTTGAGCTGTTTACCTCTTGTCTTCGAACCTCCAGTAGATCTGATTTGA
- the LOC125208904 gene encoding RHOMBOID-like protein 9, chloroplastic isoform X1 translates to MASVSGTRSLFCTDNNLLCAKGKGELVSCDAFLPAIKRNRWKCETGTKVDELMLQASLQPRKQEGLLCPSITRSHRMEKYCIVTKATSSSVEHLSSLNSFLEKLHDYTKQPSSRDSKEMSESFGEIDDVKADNGLRSLENYLVKIKEVESETIFNKDTKESVDSSAGKDLGMVGEMSFKNYKGLTLANIEGKEKSCIDASDFYLIGVLVSINIAVFLFEIATPVKSSTFELFSLPTVYGAKINNLILQGEWWRLVTPIFLHSGIIHIAVGSRALFTFGLEVCRKYGSFTFLLLYALGGISGNLFSFLHTPEASVGGTEPVFAIIGAWLIYQFQSKDEISGDAYERMFRNAIITTACICVLSNFGPIDDWAHFGTAFVGISYGFVTSPIVQVKDASTEASQHERITFVRRYSDPRKSLLYFSLFVLLLSCLPLVFEPPVDLI, encoded by the exons ATGGCGTCAGTTTCGGGGACTCGTAGTTTGTTCTGTACAGATAATAATCTCTTATGTGCAAAAG GTAAGGGGGAGCTTGTCTCATGTGATGCTTTCCTTCCAGCAATAAAAAGAAACAGGTGGAAATGTGAAACTGGAACGAAAGTGGATGAGCTCATGCTTCAAGCATCTCTGCAACCGAGGAAACAAGAAGGCTTACTATGCCCCTCCATTACCAGGAGTCACCGAATGGAAAAATATTGCATAGTTACAAAAGCAACGAGTTCCTCTGTGGAGCATTTGAGTTCGTTGAATTCTTTTCTTGAAAAGCTTCACGACTACACAAAACAGCCTTCTTCAAGAGATTCTAAGGAGATGAGTGAATCATTTGGTGAAATTGATGATGTCAAAGCAGATAATGGACTCAGATCTCTAGAGAATTATCTTGTCAAAATTAAAG AGGTGGAATCAGAAACCATTTTTAACAAAGACACAAAGGAGTCAGTAGATAGCTCAGCGGGGAAGGACCTCGGAATGGTTGGAGAGAtgtcatttaaaaattataaggGATTAACACTCGCCAATATTGAAGGCAAAGAAAAATCTTGCATTGATGCCTCTGATTTCTATTTAAT TGGTGTATTGGTGTCAATAAACATAGCGGTTTTCCTCTTTGAGATTGCCACTCCAGTAAAGAGCTCTACTTTCGAGCTATTTTCACTGCCCACGGTTTATGGAGCGAAGATAAATAACTTGATCCTACAGGGAGAGTGGTGGAGACTAGTGACACCCATCTTTCTG CATTCTGGTATCATTCACATAGCCGTTGGGAGCAGGGCCCTTTTCACTTTTGGCCTTGAAGTATGCAGAAAATATGGCTCATTCACCTTCCTACTGCTATATGCTCTTGGAGGAATTTCTGGAAACCTATTCAGCTTTCTTCACACGCCAGAGGCATCCGTTGGTGGTACG GAACCAGTGTTTGCCATTATTGGAGCTTGGCTTatttaccaatttcaaagCAAAGATGAGATATCAGGGGATGCTTATGAAAGAATGTTTCGGAATGCCATTATCACGACAGCTTGTATATGTGTCCTAAGCAATTTCGGCCCTATTGACGACTG GGCGCACTTTGGCACAGCTTTTGTGGGTATATCGTATGGCTTCGTTACGAGCCCAATCGTGCAAGTGAAGGATGCGTCTACAGAAGCAAGTCAACATGAAAGAATCACGTTTGTTAGACGGTATTCGGATCCTCGCAAATCCCTTTTGTATTTCTCCCTCTTCGTGTTGCTCTTGAGCTGTTTACCTCTTGTCTTCGAACCTCCAGTAGATCTGATTTGA